One Globicephala melas chromosome 18, mGloMel1.2, whole genome shotgun sequence DNA segment encodes these proteins:
- the TEX30 gene encoding testis-expressed protein 30 isoform X2: protein MNLPHLMSLASHLASHGFFSLRFTCKGLNIVHRIKAYKSVLNYLKTSGEYKLAGVFLGGRSMGSRAAASVMCHTEPDDADDFVRGLICISYPLHHPKQQHKLRDEDLFRIKDPVLFVSGSADEMCEKNLLEKVAQKMQAPNKIHWIEKASHSMAVKGRSTNDVFKEINTQILFWIQEITEMDKK from the exons ATGAATCTTCCTCATTTGATGTCACTGGCATCCCATCTTGCATCTCATGGTTTTTTTAGCCTGAGATTTACCTGTAAAGGCCTTAATATTGTACATAGAATTAAGGCATATAAATCAGTTTTG AATTACCTAAAGACCTCAGGAGAATACAAACTTGCAGGTGTTTTCCTTGGAG GTCGTTCAATGGGCTCAAGAGCAGCTGCTTCTGTAATGTGTCATACTGAgccagatgatgctgatgattTTGTTCGAGGTCTCATTTGTATTTCCTATCCACTGCACCATCCAAAGCAGCAGCATAAACTTAGAGATGAAGATCTCTTTCGTATAAAAGATCCTGTACTGTTTGTGTCAGGCTCAGCAGATGAAATGTGTGAAAAG aacTTGTTGGAGAAAGTGGCACAGAAAATGCAAGCTCCTAATAAAATCCACTGGATTGAGAAAGCAAGTcattccatggcagtgaaaggaCGGTCAACAaatgatgttttcaaagaaataaatacacagattTTGTTTTGGATCCAGGAAATCACTGAAATGGACAAGAAATAA
- the TEX30 gene encoding testis-expressed protein 30 isoform X1, with amino-acid sequence MSHTEVKLKIPFGNKLLDAVCLVPNKSLTYGIILTHGASGDMNLPHLMSLASHLASHGFFSLRFTCKGLNIVHRIKAYKSVLNYLKTSGEYKLAGVFLGGRSMGSRAAASVMCHTEPDDADDFVRGLICISYPLHHPKQQHKLRDEDLFRIKDPVLFVSGSADEMCEKNLLEKVAQKMQAPNKIHWIEKASHSMAVKGRSTNDVFKEINTQILFWIQEITEMDKK; translated from the exons atgaGTCATACAGAG gttaaattaaaaataccttttgGAAATAAATTACTAGATGCTGTTTGTTTGGTACCTAACAAGAGCTTAACATATGGAATAATTCTTACACATGGAGCATCAGGAGATATGAATCTTCCTCATTTGATGTCACTGGCATCCCATCTTGCATCTCATGGTTTTTTTAGCCTGAGATTTACCTGTAAAGGCCTTAATATTGTACATAGAATTAAGGCATATAAATCAGTTTTG AATTACCTAAAGACCTCAGGAGAATACAAACTTGCAGGTGTTTTCCTTGGAG GTCGTTCAATGGGCTCAAGAGCAGCTGCTTCTGTAATGTGTCATACTGAgccagatgatgctgatgattTTGTTCGAGGTCTCATTTGTATTTCCTATCCACTGCACCATCCAAAGCAGCAGCATAAACTTAGAGATGAAGATCTCTTTCGTATAAAAGATCCTGTACTGTTTGTGTCAGGCTCAGCAGATGAAATGTGTGAAAAG aacTTGTTGGAGAAAGTGGCACAGAAAATGCAAGCTCCTAATAAAATCCACTGGATTGAGAAAGCAAGTcattccatggcagtgaaaggaCGGTCAACAaatgatgttttcaaagaaataaatacacagattTTGTTTTGGATCCAGGAAATCACTGAAATGGACAAGAAATAA